From Halotia branconii CENA392, the proteins below share one genomic window:
- a CDS encoding PAS domain S-box protein produces the protein MIKDIQQIKILLVDDCPEDLQFLSDILLAQGYQLQTVTSGQLAIDEVLNLTPDLILLDILMPEMNGYEVYQKLKANQNTQNIPIIFLGTLDHLSKNFNFFQLGVDYINKPLHSEEVLVRIQNQLTLQNLQKQLRYQNKQLEIALAQVKLLTSETCKNEASWRDCIQVESALKASERKYRHLVETSQDIIWSLDVSGRITFINSAVKRVCGYEPQEIIGCSWFDFILPEQVAHVQQIFGCLVNGEPIFQHEITCIAKDGYSLHLMLNAIALRNEDNLIIGVTGTASDITEHKRVEQALKANTVKLRNYNLVITKLAKNQLLYQGDLKAALSAITEVGAKNIAVERASVWLYDETATRFECLDLFEESRNQHSEGFSLSTSDYPAYFHALQQDEVIAADDAYSDPRTKQFSESYLAPLCITSMLDTPIRLAGKTVGVLCLEAVRVTHSWTLEDENFARSLGHLVSLALEARERQRAEAARRASEEKLASAFRSSPDPIALATFPKTRYIEVNDSFCRLFGYSRSQVIGRTNKELNIWVNQEECSFLAQFIQHHKAIRNYEVDFRTASKEVKTALFSAEMIDIDGQQYVLGTAKDITERKQAENESRLLLLTSQAITRAIDVDSALVTVLRLICNTINWDFGEAWIPSHDGTILEHSLVCYAEESRLEAFCRKSQNFNFAMGVGLPGRVWQCRQPEWIEDVSHIMQPVFLRSPQAAEVGLKAGFGVPILSGSEVLAILVFFKRNAAPVDQRLLLLVGAVAAQLGGLIQRKVAESAHRQSEERLELALEGSDLGLWDWNLRSGKIYRDWRWQKMLGYTDHEIEDNQQAIEQLIHPEDLPTVNSLLDVHFQGTSLVYEVEFRMRCSSGEWKWIQSRGQVVERDEQGKPLRMTGTHKDITERKALEREIALREARLNAFFSSAPVGMSILDHQLRFVQINEQLANINEIPQTDHIGKTIYEVLPQIAHTVTPLCEQVLLTGQPIHNQEMSGLLPKQPDTIRHFLASYFPIFGEDDRPSNVGTVIIEISDRKHAEQKLRLANERLEYFLTSSPVVIYSCKITGDFGTTYISDNVKAMIGYDASEFLENSSFWMQHVHPEDIERILGKISSPPSNQESKSYEYRFLHTDGTYHWFYDQVRLICDEVGNPIEYVGYWADINDRKLAELALQESQRRYQLLAEASPVCIFHTDINGKALYLNQCWSQITGLTLEESLGKGWTKALHPDDRDRVLNLWCETAAQTKPYKSEHRFLRPDGTVIWVISQALPEIGEDGEIQGYIGTITDITERKLSEEALRESAEREKAIAQVIQRMRQTLDLETIFAATTQELRQVLNCDRVIVYRFNPHWSGEFVAESVGEDWISLIEEHNNDPNLTQGALENGRCVLNMLDRADHQDGYIQGAGFSCVSDIYQAGLDSRYIQLLERFQAKAYIIVPILYGSELWGLLASYQNSSPRQWKTGEVNIVVQISNQLGVALQQAQLLAQTQRQSQALQQAVIAADAANRAKSEFLANMSHELRTPLNAILGFTQIMSRDNSLSGEHQDNLVIINRAGEHLLGLINDILEMSKIEAGRTTLNISSFDLIRLLQNLEEMLRFRATSKNLQLIFEYTANIPQYVQTDESRLRQVLLNLLGNAIKFTDIGSVTLRVVMVDRGEFSQSLIFEIQDTGAGISPQEINLLFEAFGQTEAGRTSQQGTGLGLAISRKYVQLLGGDITVNSTLGLGSTFTFDIQISLAESGEIQPKPTQHQVIGLASEQKEYRILVVDDVVNNRLVLVRLLTSIGFAVREAGNGQEAIAKWMEWHPHLIFMDMRMPIMDGYEATRVIKTREMIHGNNTQPIIIALTANAFEEQREAMIEAGCDDLINKPFREKQILEQLSKYLGVRYLYQEESNQVINTDKQAQEQSLTFDTFLPLLSQISDEWVAELHNAAAQCSDDLILQLIEQMPSDNSTLQMFLTDLAHNFQFEKIMELANTVFNK, from the coding sequence ATGATTAAGGATATTCAACAAATAAAAATTTTATTAGTTGATGATTGTCCAGAAGATTTACAATTTTTATCTGATATTCTCTTGGCTCAAGGTTATCAATTACAAACAGTAACTTCCGGACAATTGGCAATTGATGAGGTATTAAATCTAACACCTGACTTGATTTTACTTGATATTCTGATGCCAGAGATGAATGGTTATGAAGTTTATCAAAAATTGAAAGCTAACCAAAATACTCAGAACATTCCGATTATTTTTCTTGGTACTCTTGACCATCTCTCTAAAAATTTCAATTTTTTTCAACTAGGTGTTGATTATATTAATAAACCATTGCATTCTGAAGAAGTTTTAGTACGCATACAAAATCAACTGACTCTTCAAAACCTACAAAAACAGTTAAGATATCAAAATAAACAATTAGAAATTGCACTAGCACAAGTAAAGCTATTAACATCAGAAACTTGCAAGAATGAAGCTTCTTGGAGAGATTGCATTCAAGTAGAATCTGCTTTAAAAGCTAGTGAACGTAAATATCGCCACTTAGTTGAGACATCCCAAGATATCATTTGGTCACTGGATGTATCTGGACGAATTACCTTTATTAATAGTGCTGTTAAAAGAGTTTGCGGCTACGAACCTCAAGAAATTATCGGGTGTTCTTGGTTTGATTTTATTTTGCCTGAACAGGTGGCTCATGTTCAGCAAATATTTGGATGTCTTGTGAATGGAGAGCCAATTTTTCAGCATGAAATTACATGTATAGCAAAAGATGGTTATTCACTGCATTTGATGCTGAATGCGATCGCTTTACGAAATGAAGACAATTTAATTATCGGGGTGACAGGTACAGCTAGTGATATTACAGAACACAAACGGGTTGAACAAGCCTTAAAGGCAAATACCGTCAAGCTCCGTAACTATAATTTAGTAATAACAAAACTAGCGAAAAATCAGCTGCTGTATCAAGGTGATTTAAAAGCAGCTTTAAGTGCGATCACAGAAGTAGGTGCTAAAAATATAGCTGTAGAAAGAGCCAGCGTCTGGTTATATGACGAAACAGCCACTCGTTTTGAGTGTCTGGACTTATTTGAAGAAAGTCGCAATCAACACAGCGAAGGATTTTCTTTATCAACGTCAGACTATCCAGCTTATTTTCACGCTTTACAGCAAGACGAGGTAATTGCCGCAGATGATGCCTATAGTGATCCTAGAACTAAACAATTCTCTGAATCTTATTTAGCTCCATTGTGCATCACTTCTATGCTTGATACCCCCATCAGACTGGCAGGAAAGACCGTAGGAGTTTTATGTCTGGAGGCGGTAAGAGTAACTCATTCTTGGACATTAGAAGACGAAAATTTTGCTCGTTCTTTAGGACATTTAGTATCTTTGGCCTTAGAAGCACGGGAACGCCAACGAGCAGAAGCAGCACGCCGCGCCTCCGAAGAAAAGTTAGCATCAGCCTTTAGATCATCTCCTGACCCGATCGCCCTTGCCACTTTTCCCAAAACACGCTACATAGAAGTTAATGACAGTTTTTGTCGGTTATTTGGCTATTCTCGCTCTCAGGTCATTGGTCGGACTAACAAAGAGTTAAATATTTGGGTGAACCAAGAAGAATGCAGTTTCCTCGCCCAATTTATTCAACATCATAAAGCTATTCGTAACTATGAAGTTGATTTTCGCACTGCCAGTAAAGAAGTAAAAACAGCACTGTTTAGTGCGGAAATGATTGATATTGATGGACAACAATACGTACTAGGCACAGCTAAAGATATCACTGAACGCAAGCAAGCAGAAAATGAAAGTCGTTTGCTACTGTTAACATCTCAAGCCATCACTCGCGCCATTGACGTAGATAGTGCATTAGTAACCGTCCTCCGCTTAATTTGCAACACTATTAACTGGGACTTTGGTGAAGCATGGATACCCAGTCATGACGGCACTATTTTAGAACATAGCTTGGTCTGTTATGCAGAAGAAAGCCGTTTAGAGGCATTTTGCCGCAAAAGTCAAAATTTTAACTTTGCTATGGGTGTAGGATTACCTGGACGAGTTTGGCAGTGTCGGCAGCCAGAATGGATAGAAGATGTTTCTCATATTATGCAACCAGTTTTTTTGCGATCGCCACAAGCAGCAGAAGTAGGATTAAAAGCTGGTTTTGGTGTGCCAATTCTCAGTGGTAGCGAAGTATTAGCTATTTTGGTATTTTTCAAACGTAATGCTGCACCAGTTGATCAGCGTTTGCTCTTGCTAGTGGGTGCTGTTGCTGCCCAATTAGGCGGGTTAATTCAGCGTAAAGTAGCAGAGTCTGCCCACAGACAAAGCGAAGAACGTTTAGAATTAGCCTTAGAAGGTAGCGACTTGGGGTTGTGGGATTGGAATCTTCGCAGTGGTAAAATCTACCGTGATTGGCGGTGGCAAAAGATGCTGGGATACACAGACCATGAAATAGAAGATAATCAACAAGCAATCGAGCAACTGATACATCCAGAAGACTTACCCACAGTTAATTCATTATTAGATGTCCATTTCCAAGGTACTAGTCTTGTCTATGAAGTAGAATTTCGGATGCGCTGTTCATCTGGGGAGTGGAAATGGATTCAGTCTCGCGGTCAAGTTGTAGAACGCGACGAACAAGGTAAACCTTTACGAATGACGGGTACGCACAAAGATATAACTGAACGTAAAGCCTTAGAGCGAGAAATAGCACTTAGAGAAGCTCGTCTTAATGCTTTTTTTAGCAGCGCACCTGTAGGCATGAGTATCTTAGATCACCAATTACGGTTTGTGCAAATTAATGAACAACTAGCAAATATTAATGAGATACCCCAAACAGATCATATCGGTAAAACTATCTATGAAGTTTTACCTCAAATTGCTCATACAGTTACACCATTATGTGAGCAGGTACTGTTGACTGGTCAACCGATTCATAATCAGGAAATGAGTGGTTTATTGCCCAAGCAGCCAGATACTATCCGTCATTTTTTAGCTTCTTATTTTCCGATTTTTGGTGAAGACGATCGCCCTTCTAATGTTGGCACAGTGATCATAGAAATTAGTGACCGCAAACATGCAGAACAAAAACTGCGCCTAGCCAACGAACGCCTAGAATATTTCCTTACTTCTAGCCCTGTAGTCATTTATAGCTGCAAAATCACAGGAGATTTTGGTACTACCTATATTAGTGATAACGTTAAGGCAATGATTGGCTATGATGCATCAGAATTTTTAGAAAACTCTAGTTTTTGGATGCAGCACGTCCACCCAGAAGATATAGAACGGATCTTAGGAAAAATTTCTTCACCACCTTCCAACCAGGAGTCTAAATCTTACGAATACCGCTTTCTGCACACTGACGGAACTTATCATTGGTTTTATGATCAAGTCAGGTTAATTTGTGACGAAGTTGGCAACCCAATCGAGTATGTTGGTTATTGGGCAGACATCAACGATCGCAAATTAGCAGAACTAGCTTTACAAGAAAGTCAACGGCGATATCAACTTTTAGCTGAAGCTTCACCAGTTTGTATCTTCCACACCGATATTAATGGCAAAGCCTTATATTTAAATCAGTGCTGGAGTCAGATTACAGGGCTAACCTTAGAAGAGTCACTAGGAAAAGGCTGGACTAAGGCTCTACATCCAGATGACCGCGATCGCGTACTTAATTTATGGTGTGAAACAGCAGCACAGACAAAGCCATATAAATCAGAACATCGCTTCCTACGGCCTGATGGGACGGTTATATGGGTAATTTCCCAAGCATTACCAGAAATTGGTGAAGATGGAGAAATTCAAGGCTACATCGGTACAATTACTGATATTACCGAGAGAAAATTGTCTGAAGAAGCCTTGCGCGAAAGTGCAGAACGAGAAAAAGCGATCGCTCAAGTGATTCAACGGATGCGGCAGACTCTAGATTTAGAGACCATATTCGCGGCGACAACTCAAGAATTACGGCAAGTACTCAACTGTGATCGTGTGATTGTTTATCGCTTCAATCCCCATTGGAGTGGCGAATTTGTTGCCGAATCGGTAGGAGAAGATTGGATTTCGTTAATCGAAGAACACAATAATGATCCCAATCTCACACAGGGAGCCTTAGAAAATGGTCGTTGTGTTTTAAACATGTTAGATAGAGCAGATCACCAAGATGGGTACATACAAGGTGCAGGTTTTAGCTGTGTTTCAGATATTTATCAAGCTGGGTTAGATTCTCGTTACATTCAACTTTTGGAGCGTTTTCAGGCCAAAGCTTATATTATTGTTCCTATTTTATATGGAAGTGAACTCTGGGGATTATTAGCAAGTTATCAAAATTCTAGTCCTCGCCAATGGAAAACAGGAGAGGTCAATATTGTAGTTCAAATTAGCAATCAATTGGGAGTTGCTTTGCAGCAGGCACAATTGCTGGCACAAACTCAAAGACAGTCACAAGCATTACAACAAGCTGTGATTGCAGCTGATGCTGCTAACCGTGCTAAAAGCGAATTTCTTGCCAACATGAGCCATGAACTGCGAACCCCACTTAACGCCATCCTCGGTTTTACCCAAATTATGAGCCGGGACAATTCCCTATCCGGCGAACATCAAGATAATTTAGTAATTATCAATCGGGCTGGTGAACATCTTCTGGGCTTAATCAACGACATTCTCGAAATGTCAAAAATTGAAGCTGGCAGAACTACATTAAATATCAGCAGTTTTGACTTAATTCGGCTTTTGCAAAATTTAGAAGAGATGTTACGCTTCCGCGCTACTTCTAAAAATCTCCAACTGATATTTGAATATACTGCCAATATTCCCCAATATGTACAAACTGATGAAAGCCGACTCCGCCAAGTCTTGCTCAATCTTTTGGGAAATGCGATTAAATTTACTGATATTGGTAGTGTAACGCTACGTGTGGTAATGGTAGATAGGGGAGAATTTTCTCAATCCTTAATTTTTGAGATACAAGACACTGGTGCTGGTATTTCTCCCCAAGAAATTAACTTACTTTTTGAAGCTTTTGGACAAACTGAAGCCGGACGAACCTCTCAACAAGGAACAGGATTAGGTTTAGCAATTAGCCGCAAATATGTACAACTGTTGGGGGGAGATATTACTGTTAATAGTACTTTGGGTTTAGGCAGTACATTTACATTTGATATTCAAATTAGTTTAGCTGAGTCCGGCGAAATTCAGCCAAAGCCAACTCAACACCAAGTTATTGGTTTAGCGTCAGAACAAAAAGAATACCGGATCTTGGTAGTTGATGATGTTGTAAATAATCGTTTAGTGCTAGTTAGACTACTTACGTCCATTGGTTTTGCTGTGCGAGAAGCTGGAAATGGCCAAGAAGCGATCGCTAAATGGATGGAATGGCATCCACACCTGATTTTCATGGATATGCGGATGCCGATTATGGATGGTTACGAAGCTACAAGAGTAATTAAAACTAGAGAAATGATACATGGAAATAATACCCAGCCTATCATTATTGCTCTAACTGCTAATGCTTTCGAGGAACAACGAGAAGCAATGATCGAAGCAGGTTGTGATGATTTGATTAATAAACCCTTCCGTGAAAAACAAATACTAGAACAACTCAGTAAATATCTAGGAGTTCGATATCTTTATCAAGAAGAAAGTAATCAAGTTATAAATACAGATAAACAAGCTCAAGAACAAAGTCTGACTTTTGATACTTTCCTACCTTTGTTATCTCAAATATCAGATGAATGGGTGGCAGAATTACACAATGCTGCTGCTCAATGTAGCGATGATCTGATTCTACAATTGATTGAGCAAATGCCTTCAGATAATTCTACTCTTCAAATGTTTTTAACAGATTTAGCTCATAACTTCCAGTTTGAAAAAATTATGGAACTGGCAAATACAGTTTTTAATAAATAA
- a CDS encoding helix-turn-helix domain-containing protein: MKSTRFLRFKTIAEYHRMMGLPKPEHPLISVINLKSIKYVPPQELINLVFDFYAIALKRTPNTKFKYGQQEYDFDEGVMFFMSPGQVFGVEIDKDAASKRRGWSLLIHPDFLWNTSLAKTIKGYQYFNYSVNEALHLSEKEEAIINDIIENMEQEYRSNIDNFSQDVIVSQLELLLNYSNRFYHRQFITRKKANSDLLVKLEDLLNEYFDRQNELQSGIPTVKYIAGKLNVSPNYLSDMLRTLTGQNAQQHIHNKLIEKAKETLSTTSLSVSEIAYRLGFEHPQSFNRLFKNKTSVSPLEFRNSF, encoded by the coding sequence ATGAAAAGCACTCGATTTTTGAGATTCAAAACGATCGCCGAATATCATCGGATGATGGGACTCCCTAAACCTGAGCATCCTTTAATCAGCGTGATTAATCTAAAATCCATTAAATATGTGCCTCCCCAAGAATTAATAAATCTTGTCTTTGATTTCTACGCAATCGCGCTCAAAAGAACACCGAACACTAAATTTAAATACGGTCAGCAAGAGTACGATTTTGATGAAGGCGTAATGTTTTTTATGTCGCCTGGTCAGGTTTTCGGAGTAGAGATTGATAAAGATGCAGCATCAAAGCGTAGGGGATGGTCACTACTAATCCATCCCGACTTTTTATGGAATACATCGCTAGCTAAAACGATCAAGGGATACCAGTATTTCAACTATTCGGTCAATGAAGCTTTGCACCTCTCAGAAAAAGAAGAAGCAATCATAAACGATATTATCGAAAATATGGAGCAGGAATATCGTTCCAATATTGATAACTTTAGTCAGGATGTGATTGTTTCACAACTTGAATTACTGCTTAATTATTCAAACAGATTTTATCATCGGCAATTTATCACCCGCAAAAAAGCGAACAGTGATTTGCTGGTGAAACTGGAGGATTTATTAAACGAGTACTTTGATAGACAAAATGAATTACAATCGGGAATCCCAACCGTCAAATATATTGCCGGTAAATTAAACGTATCGCCGAATTATTTAAGCGATATGTTAAGAACGCTGACGGGACAAAACGCTCAACAGCATATCCACAATAAATTAATCGAAAAAGCCAAAGAAACGTTATCCACAACATCGCTTTCAGTCAGCGAAATCGCGTATCGGCTCGGTTTTGAACATCCGCAGTCGTTTAATAGATTATTTAAGAATAAGACAAGCGTCTC
- a CDS encoding NmrA family NAD(P)-binding protein, with the protein MKVIVTGSLGNISKPLTQELVKKGHQVMVISSKAERQKNIEALGAKAAIGTMEDAGFLSATFKGADVVYVMESLAPDAFFDPNVDAIAAITEIGKNYKQAIEQSGVKRVVHLSSIGAHTDQGNGLITFHYNVENILSQLPADVSIKFMRPVGFYTVMFSFIQVIKQQGAIIQNYGGDEKEPWVSPLDIAAVIAEEIEKPFDGREVRYIASDEMSPNEVAKLLGEAIGKPDLKWLVIPDEQFLTSLIANKMNPQTAKGFVELNAARVSGVMYEDYFRHKPILGKVKLKDFAAEFAAEYYKKV; encoded by the coding sequence ATGAAAGTTATAGTGACAGGTTCTTTAGGAAATATTAGTAAACCACTGACACAAGAGTTAGTGAAAAAAGGGCATCAGGTGATGGTTATCAGCAGCAAAGCCGAAAGGCAGAAAAATATTGAAGCTCTAGGCGCAAAAGCTGCTATTGGCACAATGGAAGACGCTGGCTTTCTATCAGCGACTTTTAAAGGCGCAGATGTCGTTTATGTGATGGAATCGCTTGCCCCCGATGCTTTCTTCGACCCGAATGTTGATGCGATCGCAGCTATCACCGAGATTGGCAAAAACTACAAACAAGCCATTGAACAATCGGGCGTAAAACGTGTCGTGCATCTCAGCAGTATCGGCGCACATACCGACCAGGGCAACGGTCTCATTACTTTCCATTACAATGTGGAAAACATTTTGAGTCAATTACCTGCTGATGTTTCCATCAAATTTATGCGACCGGTTGGATTTTACACGGTAATGTTTTCGTTTATCCAAGTCATCAAACAACAAGGTGCAATCATCCAAAACTATGGCGGCGATGAAAAAGAACCGTGGGTTTCACCTTTGGACATCGCGGCTGTCATTGCCGAAGAAATTGAAAAACCTTTTGACGGCAGAGAAGTTCGTTACATTGCCAGCGATGAAATGTCGCCAAACGAAGTAGCCAAACTGTTGGGCGAAGCGATTGGAAAACCTGATTTAAAATGGTTGGTCATCCCTGACGAACAATTTCTGACCAGTTTGATAGCAAACAAAATGAACCCGCAGACAGCCAAAGGTTTCGTGGAGTTAAATGCCGCACGAGTTAGCGGTGTGATGTACGAAGATTATTTCCGCCACAAACCAATTTTAGGAAAAGTAAAACTAAAGGATTTTGCCGCAGAGTTTGCCGCAGAATACTATAAAAAGGTTTAA